The following proteins are encoded in a genomic region of Variovorax paradoxus:
- a CDS encoding nuclear transport factor 2 family protein codes for MNKNTNTETIQRFYDAFARLDADTMAACYAPDAVFDDEVFSLRGQREVGGMWKMLCTATRGKGADVWKLACSDVQADATAGQAHWDAHYRFSATGRIVDNSVEARFAFTPEGLIKTHRDSFSFWTWARQALGTPGLLLGWTPILRNKVRKTAATNLANFLARQP; via the coding sequence ATGAACAAAAACACCAACACCGAAACCATCCAGCGCTTCTACGACGCCTTCGCCCGGCTCGACGCCGACACCATGGCGGCCTGCTATGCGCCCGATGCGGTCTTCGACGACGAGGTCTTCTCCCTGCGCGGGCAGCGCGAGGTGGGCGGCATGTGGAAGATGCTCTGCACCGCCACGCGCGGCAAGGGCGCCGACGTCTGGAAGCTCGCCTGCAGCGACGTGCAGGCCGACGCCACCGCCGGCCAGGCGCATTGGGATGCGCACTACCGCTTCAGCGCCACCGGCCGCATCGTGGACAACAGCGTCGAGGCGCGCTTCGCCTTCACGCCCGAGGGCCTGATCAAGACGCACCGCGACAGCTTCTCCTTCTGGACCTGGGCACGCCAGGCGCTCGGTACGCCGGGCCTGCTGCTCGGCTGGACACCGATACTGCGCAACAAGGTGCGCAAAACCGCCGCCACCAATCTCGCCAACTTTCTTGCCCGCCAACCATGA
- a CDS encoding CinA family protein: MVNLMEPSIPSSNLLADPGTSGLVAATAGLLLKKGWMLATAESCTGGLIAGACTELAGSSAWFERGFVTYSNAAKTELLGVDAALIETHGAVSEAVARAMAAGAIAHSAARVAVAVTGVAGPTGGSPEKPVGTVWFGWSIDGQIRTERRRFDGDRAAVRAATVHYALQTLAHLLQA; the protein is encoded by the coding sequence ATGGTGAACCTCATGGAACCTTCGATCCCATCGTCGAACCTTCTTGCGGACCCGGGCACGTCCGGCCTTGTCGCGGCCACGGCCGGACTGCTGCTGAAAAAAGGCTGGATGCTCGCCACGGCCGAAAGCTGCACCGGCGGGCTCATTGCCGGCGCGTGCACCGAACTGGCCGGCTCGAGTGCCTGGTTCGAGCGCGGCTTCGTCACCTACTCGAACGCGGCCAAGACCGAACTGCTGGGTGTCGACGCGGCGCTGATCGAAACCCACGGCGCGGTCAGCGAGGCCGTGGCGCGCGCCATGGCCGCGGGGGCCATCGCGCACTCGGCGGCCCGCGTCGCCGTGGCAGTGACCGGCGTGGCCGGCCCCACGGGCGGTAGCCCCGAGAAGCCGGTCGGCACTGTCTGGTTCGGCTGGTCAATCGACGGACAGATCCGCACCGAGCGTCGGCGCTTCGACGGCGACCGCGCCGCGGTGCGCGCGGCGACAGTGCACTACGCGCTGCAGACACTGGCGCATTTGCTGCAAGCCTGA
- a CDS encoding phosphatidylglycerophosphatase A family protein codes for MQAVPPPPSSSPSSSSAGPAPQGAPRRPTKAFLLSHPAHFIALGFGSGLPRVAPGTVGTLWAWAAFAVMQLWFTPATIGWVILASLPIGWWACSVTARHMGVADPGSIVWDEVVAFWIVLWLVTPAGLLAQAVAFGLFRFFDAAKPGPVGWADALFKPRDAAEVRWWRAGFGIILDDLVAAFCTLLVIALWRAW; via the coding sequence GCAAGCCGTTCCTCCGCCTCCTTCTTCTTCTCCTTCTTCATCGTCCGCCGGCCCTGCTCCGCAGGGCGCGCCGCGCCGGCCCACCAAGGCCTTCCTGCTGTCGCACCCGGCGCATTTCATTGCCCTGGGCTTCGGTTCGGGGCTGCCGCGCGTGGCGCCCGGCACGGTCGGCACGCTCTGGGCCTGGGCTGCCTTTGCGGTCATGCAGCTGTGGTTCACGCCCGCCACCATCGGCTGGGTGATCCTGGCCTCGCTGCCCATCGGCTGGTGGGCCTGCAGCGTGACGGCGCGCCACATGGGCGTGGCCGACCCGGGGAGCATCGTGTGGGACGAAGTGGTCGCCTTCTGGATCGTGCTCTGGCTGGTCACGCCGGCCGGCCTGCTCGCACAGGCGGTGGCATTCGGGCTGTTCCGCTTCTTCGATGCCGCCAAGCCGGGGCCGGTGGGCTGGGCGGACGCGCTGTTCAAGCCACGCGATGCCGCCGAGGTTCGTTGGTGGCGCGCAGGCTTCGGCATCATCCTCGACGACCTCGTGGCGGCGTTCTGCACGCTGCTGGTCATTGCGCTGTGGCGCGCATGGTGA
- a CDS encoding RNA polymerase factor sigma-54 has translation MKQGLSLRVSQHLALTPQLQQSIRLLQLSTLELSQEVEQMLDENPFLERTAEEAAREEFGLDAVDTPVPRDEAGEAAEGEFASAPLSSATTASSETSSTAEADVPAADAAEREPDWEGDGTVDMAPDDSEWGSDAPARQNNLGDDERADATELARSQESLQSFLHRQALSLRLNENDCAALRFLIESLNDDGYLEDSLPALASGLAGDDNDQFDELVHHFQVALGLLQSLEPAGVGARDLGECLSIQLRALASDSETEEQALVRKTAIAICKQPMELLARRDFKRLATLTRTNEDLVRSALQVISRLEPKPGRRFVDVERNIVIPDVIVTKIGRGTNVKFRVMLNPEVMPRLRVHDIYAGALKSHKGEGSQALSQRLQEARWFIKNIQQRFDTILRVSNAIVERQKSYFVHGELAMRPLVLREIADELGLHESTISRVTTAKYMSTPFGTVELKYFFGSALGTETGGNASSTAVRALIKQFVSSESIKKPLSDSQISEMLKEQGIECARRTVAKYREALRIAPANLRKAL, from the coding sequence ATGAAGCAAGGGCTGTCCCTTCGCGTTTCGCAGCATCTGGCGCTCACGCCCCAGCTGCAGCAGTCGATCCGGCTGCTGCAGCTTTCCACGCTCGAACTGAGCCAGGAGGTCGAGCAGATGCTCGACGAGAACCCGTTTCTCGAACGCACCGCGGAAGAAGCGGCGCGTGAGGAATTCGGGCTTGACGCCGTCGATACGCCGGTACCGCGCGACGAGGCCGGTGAGGCGGCCGAGGGCGAGTTCGCCTCGGCCCCCCTCAGCAGCGCGACGACCGCTTCCAGCGAAACCTCCTCCACGGCCGAGGCCGACGTTCCGGCGGCCGATGCCGCCGAGCGCGAGCCCGACTGGGAAGGCGACGGCACCGTCGACATGGCGCCCGACGACAGCGAATGGGGCAGCGATGCCCCGGCGCGGCAAAACAACCTGGGCGACGACGAACGCGCCGACGCCACCGAGCTCGCGCGCAGCCAGGAGTCGCTGCAGTCCTTTCTGCACCGACAGGCCCTGAGCCTGCGCCTGAACGAAAACGACTGCGCCGCGCTGCGCTTCCTGATCGAATCGCTCAACGACGACGGCTACCTCGAAGATTCGCTGCCGGCGCTGGCCTCGGGCCTCGCGGGCGACGACAACGACCAGTTCGACGAACTGGTGCATCACTTCCAGGTGGCACTCGGCCTGTTGCAGAGCCTGGAGCCGGCCGGCGTCGGCGCGCGCGACCTCGGCGAATGCCTGAGCATTCAGCTGCGCGCGCTGGCCAGCGACAGCGAGACCGAGGAACAGGCCCTCGTCCGCAAGACCGCCATTGCCATCTGCAAGCAGCCGATGGAACTGCTCGCGCGGCGCGACTTCAAGCGCCTGGCCACGCTCACGCGCACCAACGAAGACCTGGTGCGCTCGGCGCTGCAGGTCATCTCGCGCCTCGAGCCCAAGCCGGGCCGCCGTTTCGTCGATGTCGAGCGCAACATCGTGATTCCCGACGTCATCGTCACCAAGATCGGCCGCGGCACCAACGTCAAGTTCCGCGTCATGCTCAACCCCGAGGTGATGCCGCGCCTGCGCGTGCACGACATCTACGCCGGTGCGCTCAAGTCGCACAAGGGCGAGGGCAGCCAGGCGCTGTCGCAGCGGCTGCAGGAGGCGCGCTGGTTCATCAAGAACATCCAGCAGCGCTTCGACACCATCCTGCGCGTGAGCAATGCCATCGTCGAGCGGCAGAAGAGCTACTTCGTGCACGGCGAGCTCGCGATGCGCCCGCTGGTGCTGCGCGAAATTGCCGACGAACTCGGGCTGCACGAATCGACCATCTCGCGCGTGACCACGGCCAAGTACATGTCCACGCCGTTCGGCACGGTCGAGCTCAAGTATTTCTTCGGCTCGGCGCTCGGCACCGAAACCGGCGGCAACGCCTCGAGCACCGCGGTGCGCGCGCTGATCAAGCAGTTCGTGAGCTCCGAGAGCATCAAGAAGCCGCTGTCGGACAGCCAGATTTCCGAGATGCTGAAAGAGCAGGGCATCGAGTGCGCGCGGCGCACCGTGGCCAAGTACCGCGAGGCGCTGCGCATCGCACCGGCGAACCTGCGCAAGGCCTTGTAG
- a CDS encoding putative toxin-antitoxin system toxin component, PIN family encodes MVQHRGIPNAQISFQEAASAASGAFVVIDTNVALDLLVFDNPDCLPLAAALAASELRWLATASMRDELARVLGYPLIAARLARRNLAPQSVLAAFDDRVHLVAETPPRAPCVCKDPDDQVFIDLAVARRARLLSKDQAVLTMRKRLAAQGVVVQAVLAL; translated from the coding sequence ATGGTGCAACATCGGGGTATTCCAAACGCACAAATTTCCTTTCAAGAAGCGGCCAGCGCCGCGTCCGGCGCTTTCGTCGTCATCGACACCAACGTCGCGCTCGACTTGCTGGTGTTCGACAACCCCGATTGCCTGCCGCTGGCCGCCGCCCTTGCCGCCAGCGAGCTGCGCTGGCTCGCGACCGCCTCCATGCGCGACGAACTGGCGCGGGTGCTCGGCTACCCGCTCATCGCGGCCCGCCTGGCGCGCAGGAACCTGGCGCCGCAAAGTGTGCTGGCGGCCTTCGACGACCGCGTGCACCTGGTCGCCGAAACGCCGCCGCGCGCCCCGTGCGTCTGCAAGGACCCGGACGACCAGGTCTTCATCGACCTGGCGGTCGCCCGGCGCGCACGGCTGCTCAGCAAGGACCAGGCGGTGCTGACGATGCGCAAGCGGCTCGCCGCGCAGGGCGTGGTGGTGCAGGCGGTGCTGGCGCTCTAG
- a CDS encoding surface-adhesin E family protein, producing MKRISLLFLALLAGPLARAEWLTLTGSPGEAANSYVQVDPTSVVVNGTKRLMAVRLSLAEARTSRDGIKFRSFIAQASVDCEARSARYVSATYFEQPNFVGEPIAVRAFEEADVRPMNFAGAPGDLAARTVNAACSVGTSTK from the coding sequence ATGAAACGAATTTCACTGCTGTTCCTCGCCTTGCTCGCCGGTCCGCTGGCCCGGGCCGAGTGGCTCACGCTGACAGGCTCGCCCGGCGAAGCGGCCAACAGCTACGTGCAGGTTGATCCGACCAGCGTGGTGGTGAACGGAACCAAGCGGCTCATGGCGGTGCGCCTCAGCCTCGCGGAGGCCCGCACCAGCCGCGACGGAATCAAGTTCCGCTCGTTCATCGCGCAGGCGAGTGTCGATTGCGAAGCCCGCAGCGCGCGCTACGTGAGTGCCACCTACTTCGAGCAGCCGAATTTCGTCGGCGAGCCCATCGCGGTGCGGGCGTTCGAGGAAGCCGATGTCCGGCCGATGAACTTCGCCGGCGCGCCGGGCGACCTGGCGGCCAGAACGGTGAACGCTGCGTGCAGCGTCGGCACCAGCACCAAGTAG
- a CDS encoding UPF0149 family protein, with product MMTTNDTPQAAAAASAPLGPDDFDALDQALDAMREHDEEIPQWEFCEGFMAALICTRRPIEPAEYWPVLLGESFVPAQHMEFVWNWKRRWLEIEEGLDADVQSLEDERSWQPEVLDTRGAIASLPEEERAEIEGEEIPSFAQVWALGFMYAVENWPEDWAAPRDKEAAQMLDDALDNIVALTEDDKAKPTLSMFSDDAPPSVSQQRLDDFGAAIWAVYDLRQLWKSLGPKVETIRKEATPGRNDPCPCGSGKKYKKCHGA from the coding sequence ATGATGACCACCAACGACACCCCCCAGGCCGCAGCGGCCGCTTCCGCCCCCCTCGGCCCCGACGATTTCGACGCGCTCGACCAGGCGCTCGACGCCATGCGCGAGCACGACGAGGAAATTCCCCAGTGGGAGTTCTGCGAAGGCTTCATGGCCGCGCTGATCTGCACCCGCCGGCCCATCGAGCCTGCCGAATACTGGCCCGTGCTGCTGGGCGAGAGCTTCGTGCCGGCCCAGCACATGGAATTCGTCTGGAACTGGAAGCGCCGCTGGCTCGAAATCGAAGAAGGCCTGGACGCCGACGTGCAGTCGCTCGAAGACGAGCGCAGCTGGCAGCCTGAAGTGCTCGACACCCGAGGCGCCATTGCCTCGCTGCCCGAAGAAGAGCGCGCCGAGATCGAGGGCGAGGAAATCCCTTCGTTCGCGCAGGTCTGGGCGCTGGGCTTCATGTACGCGGTCGAGAACTGGCCCGAAGACTGGGCCGCGCCGCGCGACAAGGAAGCCGCACAGATGCTCGACGACGCGCTCGACAACATCGTGGCGCTCACCGAAGACGACAAGGCCAAGCCCACGCTCTCGATGTTCAGCGACGACGCCCCGCCGAGCGTCAGCCAGCAGCGGCTGGACGATTTCGGCGCCGCCATCTGGGCCGTGTACGACCTGCGCCAGCTCTGGAAGAGCCTGGGCCCGAAGGTCGAGACGATCCGCAAGGAAGCGACGCCTGGCCGCAACGATCCGTGTCCCTGCGGCAGCGGAAAGAAATACAAGAAGTGCCACGGTGCCTAG
- a CDS encoding FMN-binding glutamate synthase family protein, with protein sequence MSTIIPFPARYSAFALCVAGLAASLAAVLVSPHLWAAWVALAVFAALSATGVHDLRQTRHAILRNYPVIGHLRFLLEFIRPEMRQYFIESDSEAAPFSRAQRSLVYQRAKGEPDNRPFGTQLNVTIAGYEWINHSMQPTKLENHDFRIVIGGTPQPAEANPAQVCTQPYSASVFNISAMSFGALSANAILALNQGAKMGGFAHDTGEGSISQHHRVHGGDLIWEIGSGYFGCRNDDGSFNAERFSANARDPQVKMIEIKLSQGAKPGHGGVLPAPKVTPEIAAARGVRVGVDCVSPSSHSAFGTPIEMMHFIARLRELSGGKPTGFKFCLGHPWEWFAIVKAMQATGITPDFIVVDGAEGGTGAAPVEFSDHVGAPLQEGLLLVHNTLIGVNLRHRIKLGCAGKVITAFDVARMMALGADWCNAARGFMMALGCIQAQSCHTGHCPTGVTTQDPVRQQALVVPTKADRVRNFHRSTLHALQELVQAAGLDHPQQITAHHIVRRISDTEVRLLSNLVMQVQPGALLGPLDKQHNVFRTYWPLASAESFQPVTQGPHGLVSSLALAA encoded by the coding sequence ATGTCCACGATTATTCCGTTTCCGGCGCGTTACAGCGCCTTTGCGCTGTGCGTGGCGGGCCTGGCGGCCAGCCTGGCTGCCGTGCTGGTGTCCCCGCACCTGTGGGCCGCCTGGGTGGCGCTGGCGGTTTTTGCGGCGCTCAGCGCAACCGGCGTGCACGACTTGCGGCAGACGCGCCACGCCATCCTGCGCAACTACCCGGTCATCGGACATTTGCGCTTTCTGCTGGAGTTCATCCGGCCGGAAATGCGCCAGTACTTCATCGAGAGCGATTCCGAGGCGGCGCCTTTCTCGCGCGCGCAGCGCTCGCTGGTGTACCAGCGCGCCAAGGGCGAACCCGACAACCGCCCTTTCGGCACGCAGCTCAATGTGACCATTGCGGGCTACGAGTGGATCAACCACTCGATGCAGCCGACCAAGCTTGAGAACCACGATTTCCGGATCGTGATCGGCGGCACGCCGCAGCCGGCGGAGGCCAACCCGGCGCAGGTCTGTACCCAGCCGTACAGCGCGAGCGTGTTCAACATCTCGGCCATGAGCTTCGGCGCGCTCTCGGCCAACGCGATCCTTGCGCTCAACCAGGGCGCGAAGATGGGCGGCTTTGCGCATGACACCGGCGAGGGCTCGATTTCGCAGCACCACCGTGTGCACGGCGGCGACCTGATCTGGGAAATCGGCTCGGGCTATTTCGGCTGCCGCAACGACGACGGCAGCTTCAACGCCGAGCGCTTCAGCGCCAACGCGCGTGATCCGCAGGTCAAGATGATCGAGATCAAGCTGAGCCAGGGCGCCAAGCCCGGGCACGGCGGCGTGCTGCCCGCGCCCAAAGTCACGCCCGAGATCGCGGCCGCGCGCGGCGTGCGGGTGGGCGTGGACTGCGTGTCGCCCTCGTCGCACAGCGCGTTCGGAACGCCGATCGAGATGATGCATTTCATCGCCAGGCTGCGCGAGCTTTCGGGCGGCAAGCCGACCGGCTTCAAGTTCTGCCTCGGCCATCCGTGGGAGTGGTTCGCCATCGTCAAGGCCATGCAGGCGACCGGCATCACGCCCGACTTCATCGTGGTCGACGGTGCCGAGGGCGGCACGGGCGCCGCGCCGGTCGAGTTCAGCGACCACGTGGGCGCGCCGCTGCAGGAAGGCCTGCTGCTGGTGCACAACACGCTCATCGGCGTGAACCTGCGCCACCGCATCAAGCTGGGCTGCGCCGGCAAGGTGATCACGGCGTTCGACGTGGCGCGCATGATGGCCCTGGGCGCCGACTGGTGCAACGCGGCGCGCGGCTTCATGATGGCGCTGGGCTGCATCCAGGCGCAAAGCTGCCACACCGGCCATTGCCCCACGGGCGTGACCACGCAGGACCCGGTGCGCCAGCAGGCGCTGGTGGTGCCGACCAAGGCCGACCGCGTGCGCAACTTCCACCGCAGCACCCTGCATGCGCTGCAGGAGCTGGTGCAGGCCGCCGGGCTCGACCATCCGCAGCAGATCACCGCGCACCACATCGTGCGGCGCATTTCCGACACCGAGGTGCGCCTCTTGAGCAACCTGGTGATGCAGGTGCAGCCGGGCGCCCTTCTCGGCCCGCTCGACAAGCAGCACAACGTGTTCCGAACCTACTGGCCGCTGGCCAGCGCCGAGAGCTTCCAGCCCGTGACACAGGGTCCGCACGGCCTGGTGTCGAGTCTCGCGCTCGCCGCATGA
- a CDS encoding LysE family translocator has product MNDITVPLLGIAGAMIVGAMSPGPSFVMVARTAVSSSRGDGLAAALGMGAGGLVFAIAALVGLQAAFLAVPALYLAVKLLGGAYLVHLGIRIWRGAREPLPVAQEQGPAGSRGNGWRAFLLGMGTQVSNPKTAVVYASIFAAFMPRDVPLALALAVPAVIFCIETGWYSIVALALSSAAPRSAYLRYKAWIDRAAGGVMVLLGIKLLSGVRGG; this is encoded by the coding sequence ATGAACGACATCACGGTTCCACTCCTGGGCATTGCGGGCGCGATGATCGTCGGCGCCATGAGCCCCGGCCCGAGCTTCGTCATGGTCGCGCGCACCGCCGTCTCCTCGTCGCGCGGCGACGGGCTGGCCGCGGCACTGGGCATGGGCGCCGGTGGCCTCGTGTTTGCAATCGCCGCGCTCGTGGGGTTGCAAGCGGCGTTCCTCGCGGTTCCCGCGCTGTACCTCGCTGTGAAGCTGCTCGGCGGCGCCTACCTCGTCCACCTGGGCATCCGCATCTGGCGCGGCGCGCGCGAGCCGCTGCCCGTCGCGCAGGAACAGGGCCCGGCCGGCAGCCGCGGCAACGGATGGCGCGCGTTTCTGCTGGGCATGGGCACGCAGGTCAGCAACCCCAAAACCGCCGTCGTGTACGCCAGCATCTTCGCGGCGTTCATGCCGCGCGATGTGCCGCTGGCGCTGGCGCTTGCGGTGCCGGCCGTGATCTTCTGCATCGAGACGGGCTGGTATTCGATCGTCGCGCTGGCGCTCTCGTCGGCGGCGCCGCGGTCGGCCTACCTGCGCTACAAGGCCTGGATCGACCGCGCGGCGGGCGGCGTGATGGTGCTGCTGGGCATCAAGCTGCTGTCGGGCGTGCGGGGCGGCTGA
- a CDS encoding THUMP domain-containing class I SAM-dependent RNA methyltransferase: protein MNDLSLFLPCAAGVEELLAQEVHALTGRVGQDLLTLRGGVRVRAEWRDALKLNLHSRLAQRVLVEVAHAPYRSENDLYAIANGVAWEIWFTPKQTFKIETTAQHSPLQSLNFATLRIKDAIADRFRAKANGVRPSIETQWPDCRVFAHLTTDHCTLYIDTSGEPLFKRGWRQDKGDAPLKETLAAAMLAASGWWNPETGAVADEPLYDPCCGSGTIAIEAAQIARGIPAGWLRRFGFEKLLPFQAHVWDAIRKEAESAATARDVAIFGSDVSHRMVDFAERNAERAGVADAIEFRGGDALQRMPPAEGGVIMLNPPYGERIEVGGVARFGAREAAQTPGNGEPRGEGSENGESGDGGEFFPQLATHWKKNYAGWTAWVLTPDLKLPKQMRLKESRRVPMWNGPIECRLFRFDMVAGSARK, encoded by the coding sequence GTGAACGATCTTTCTCTTTTTCTGCCTTGCGCCGCCGGCGTCGAGGAACTCCTTGCGCAGGAAGTCCATGCGCTGACGGGCCGCGTCGGGCAAGACCTGCTCACGCTGCGTGGCGGCGTGCGGGTGCGCGCCGAATGGCGCGATGCGCTCAAGCTCAACCTGCACAGCCGGCTCGCGCAGCGCGTGCTGGTCGAGGTGGCCCATGCGCCCTACCGCAGCGAAAACGACCTGTACGCCATCGCGAACGGCGTGGCCTGGGAGATCTGGTTCACGCCGAAGCAGACCTTCAAGATCGAGACCACGGCGCAGCACAGCCCGCTGCAGAGCCTGAATTTCGCCACGCTGCGCATCAAGGATGCCATTGCCGACCGCTTTCGCGCCAAGGCCAACGGCGTGCGCCCGAGCATCGAAACGCAGTGGCCCGACTGCCGCGTGTTTGCGCACCTGACCACCGACCACTGCACGCTGTACATCGATACCTCGGGCGAACCGCTCTTCAAGCGCGGCTGGCGGCAGGACAAGGGCGATGCGCCGCTGAAGGAAACCCTGGCCGCCGCGATGCTGGCCGCCAGCGGCTGGTGGAACCCCGAAACCGGCGCGGTGGCCGACGAGCCGCTGTACGACCCGTGCTGCGGCAGCGGCACCATCGCCATCGAGGCGGCGCAGATTGCGCGCGGCATCCCGGCCGGATGGCTGCGGCGCTTCGGCTTCGAGAAGCTGCTGCCGTTCCAGGCGCATGTCTGGGACGCCATCAGGAAAGAAGCCGAGTCCGCGGCAACTGCGCGAGACGTCGCCATCTTCGGCTCCGACGTTTCGCACCGCATGGTCGACTTTGCCGAACGCAACGCGGAGCGCGCCGGCGTCGCCGACGCCATCGAATTCCGCGGCGGCGATGCACTGCAGCGCATGCCGCCGGCCGAGGGCGGCGTCATCATGCTCAACCCGCCGTACGGCGAGCGGATCGAAGTAGGCGGTGTCGCACGCTTCGGCGCCCGCGAGGCCGCGCAGACGCCCGGCAACGGGGAGCCGCGCGGCGAAGGCAGTGAGAACGGCGAAAGCGGCGACGGTGGCGAGTTCTTTCCGCAGCTCGCCACGCACTGGAAGAAGAACTACGCGGGCTGGACCGCCTGGGTGCTCACGCCCGACCTGAAGCTGCCCAAGCAGATGCGGCTCAAGGAATCGCGCCGCGTGCCGATGTGGAACGGGCCCATCGAATGCCGGCTGTTCCGCTTCGACATGGTGGCCGGCTCGGCCAGGAAGTAG
- a CDS encoding GNAT family N-acetyltransferase: protein MSDINLTNNEAQHRYEAATDGRLAGFAEYNLLTDAIMFTHTEVLPENEGKGIGSALARHVLDDARARGLHVIPVCQFIAGYIRKHREYADLVRPDIQRAFKI from the coding sequence ATGAGCGACATCAACCTCACCAACAACGAAGCGCAGCACCGCTATGAAGCGGCGACGGACGGACGGCTGGCCGGCTTTGCCGAATACAACCTGCTGACCGACGCGATCATGTTCACGCACACCGAGGTGCTGCCCGAAAACGAAGGCAAGGGCATCGGCTCGGCGCTCGCCAGGCACGTGCTCGACGATGCGCGCGCCCGCGGGCTGCACGTGATCCCGGTGTGCCAGTTCATTGCGGGCTACATCCGCAAGCACCGCGAATACGCGGACCTGGTCCGGCCCGATATTCAGCGCGCGTTCAAGATCTGA
- a CDS encoding MFS transporter: MVLALCAGVALSQAFRTVGAIMASPLQTDFRLSAQALGIFSGAFHFAFGAMQLFMGIGIDLHGVRRTVLVAFPVAIAGALLSAVSPTYGVLVAGQALIGIGCAPAFLVCTVFIARHFPAARFATVSGLVLAIGGFGMLATGTPLAWLVQAYSWRAGFLVLAAASALAWLAIWRWVHEPVSAVPKANESIPEAIRQFGALLAMPHTLGIVVLGAVTYAAFISLRGLWLGPLMMERHGYSLVQSGNVALAVSVISLFGAPLFGRLDRDGAARRRWIVICALGYAGLFALIAFTHSAWLDIGGMVLIGMLSGFIVWQYADVRVAYPVTLTGRAMAVFTMAMFLGVALMQWGTGVAASVAAAHGGDPLTAVLGTIAALLVLGVAAFAWLPAPKAGTLRS, encoded by the coding sequence ATGGTGCTGGCGCTTTGCGCCGGGGTGGCGTTGAGCCAGGCGTTCCGAACGGTGGGCGCCATCATGGCGAGCCCGCTGCAGACCGATTTCAGGCTGTCGGCCCAGGCGCTCGGCATTTTCTCGGGCGCTTTCCATTTCGCCTTCGGCGCGATGCAGCTCTTCATGGGCATCGGCATCGACCTGCACGGCGTGCGGCGCACGGTGCTCGTCGCGTTTCCGGTCGCCATTGCGGGTGCGCTGCTCTCGGCGGTGTCGCCGACCTATGGGGTCCTCGTGGCAGGGCAGGCGCTGATCGGCATCGGCTGCGCGCCGGCCTTCCTGGTGTGCACCGTGTTCATCGCGCGGCACTTCCCTGCGGCGCGCTTTGCCACGGTTTCAGGCCTGGTGCTCGCCATCGGCGGGTTCGGCATGCTGGCCACCGGCACCCCGCTCGCATGGCTGGTGCAAGCGTATTCATGGCGCGCGGGTTTTCTGGTGCTGGCCGCGGCCTCGGCGCTGGCGTGGCTCGCCATCTGGCGCTGGGTGCACGAGCCCGTGTCGGCCGTGCCGAAGGCGAATGAATCCATTCCCGAGGCCATCCGCCAGTTCGGCGCGCTGCTCGCCATGCCGCACACGCTCGGCATCGTCGTGCTTGGCGCGGTGACGTATGCCGCTTTCATTTCGCTGCGCGGGCTCTGGCTCGGGCCACTCATGATGGAACGCCACGGCTATTCACTGGTGCAGAGCGGCAATGTCGCGCTGGCGGTGTCGGTGATCTCGCTGTTCGGTGCGCCGCTGTTCGGCCGCCTCGACCGCGACGGCGCCGCGCGGCGCCGCTGGATCGTGATCTGCGCGCTGGGCTATGCCGGCCTGTTCGCGCTCATCGCCTTCACGCACTCGGCCTGGCTGGACATCGGCGGCATGGTGCTGATCGGCATGCTCTCGGGCTTCATCGTCTGGCAATACGCCGACGTGCGCGTGGCCTACCCGGTCACGCTCACGGGCCGCGCCATGGCGGTCTTCACCATGGCGATGTTCCTCGGCGTCGCGCTCATGCAGTGGGGCACCGGCGTCGCGGCATCGGTGGCCGCGGCGCATGGCGGCGATCCGCTCACCGCTGTGCTGGGTACCATCGCCGCGCTGCTGGTGCTGGGCGTCGCGGCCTTCGCGTGGTTGCCCGCGCCGAAGGCCGGCACCCTCAGATCTTGA